In the genome of Diaphorobacter sp. HDW4A, the window AGCCTCGTCAAGAATGCGTTCGCGTTTCTGCGCGGTTTCACTGGCGGGGTAGCGCATGGCGGCTTTGCTGGGTTGTGATGGCCTCAAGTGTATTCCTGTCTATCGGTGGCATGATGACCATCATGGATTGAAGTATGATGAATATCATGAATAAGCCGCAGTAAGGAGCTATCTTCCATGAGCGAAAAGCTTTACCTTGACGATCTCTTCGTCGGTCAGAAATTCAAGAGCCGCGAGTACCTGCTTGATGCGCGGCAGATCATGGCCTATGCACGCGAGTTCGATCCGCAACCGTTTCACACCGACCCCGAGCTGGCGAAGAACACTTTTTTCCAGGGCCTTGCCGCCAGCGGATGGCACACGGCGTCGATCACCATGAAGCTGGTGGTGGAGAGCCTTCCGATGTCTGGGGGGGTGATCGGCGCGGGCGTCGAAGAACTGCGCTGGCCGCTGCCCACGCGGCCCGGTGACGTGCTGCATCTCGAATCCGAAGTGCTGGAAATCATTCCCTCGCGTTCCAGACCAGATCGAGCCATCGTGCGCATCCGCTGCGATACCAAAAATCAGAACGGCGATGTGGTGCAGAGCTTCATCCCCAAGCTGCTCGCGTTCAAACGTCAGGCGGCCTGACATCGCTGGCTGGTTCGGCTACCGTCGTCAAATGGTGCGACGAGAGGGCTGTTTTGGGACGGTGCGCCGCTATGCTTGCAGACTTCGCATGCGTCGCGTCTGGCGCAGGCCGCACCGTCTTTGAAGTCTGCCCCCGCCCATGTCCACAGCCCAGCAAGCCACCTCCACTCTGATTGAACACGCATGGCTGTGGGTGCCGGTCGTACTGTTCGCTGCGCTTGCGCAGACGGTGCGCAATTCGGCGCAGCGTTCGCTCACGCAGGAGCTGGGCACACTGTCGGCCACACTGGTTCGCTTTCTCTACGGTCTCCCTTTTGCTGCAGTCTGGCTCGGACTGCTCTATTTTTGGCCCGAGCAGAGGCCGTCGATTCCCCACATGAGTGGCGCGTATTTCGGCTGGATTGCACTCGGCGCGTTCTTTCAGGTGGCGGCCACGGCGGCGCTGCTTCTTGCGATGAAGGAGCGCAATTTCGCAGTCGCGATCACGCTGTCCAAGACGGAGGTGTTGCAGGTCGCGTTGTTCGGTGCGGTCTTCCTGCATGAGCTGCCGACACCGTGGGCGCTGTTTGCGATGGTGCTCGCGACGCTTGGCGTTTTTCTGCTTTCGCTGCCGCCGCGCGGGCAACTGTTTTCGCTTTCTGCATGGCTCTCCAAATCGGCAATGTACGGTGTGGTCTGCGGGGCCTGCTTTGCGATTGCGACCATCGGCTTTCGCGGCGCTGCCATCGAGTTGAATGCCGAGACGCCGTGGCTCTCGGGCGCATGGGGCGTGCTGTTTGCGCAGGCCATGCAGACGGTGGGGCTGGGTGCCTGGGTGCAATTGCGAACCGAACGCGGCCTTGCGCCGCTGTTCCGTGCGTGGAAGCTGTCGATGGTGGCGGGCTCAATGGGGGCGGCCGCCTCGCTCGCCTGGTTCACGGCCTACGCGATGCAGAGCGCCGCGTCAGTCAGGACCCTCGGTATGGTGGAGGTGGTGTTCAGCTACATCGTCTCGCGCAAGTTCTTCAGCGAATCGTTCTCGCGCCCGGAGAAGATCGGCATCTCGCTGGTGCTGGTCGGACTCGTGCTGATCTGCGCATTCGGGAGCTGATTTCCCCTGCGTTGGAAACGTGCTGCCATTACGGCAACAATAGCGATGTGACCGCCCTCCGCAGCGCTTCAACGCCACCATTCATTCGCCGCATCGCCCATCTCGACATGGACGCGTTCTACGCCTCCGTCGAGCTGCTGCGCTACCCGCAGCTGAAGGGCCTGCCAGTAGTCATCGGCGGCGGTCGGCGTTCGGAAGACGATGCGCTGGTTGCAAAGTACGGCGACAGGCTCTGCGAGATTCCCATCGCCGAATTTCCGCTGCTCAAGGACTACGTGGGACGCGGTGTGATCACCACCGCCACCTACGCCGCGCGCCAGTTCGGCGTAGGCTCGGCCATGGGCATGATGAAGGCCGCGCGCCTGTGCCCGCAGGCCATCATGCTGCCGGTGGATTTTGCGCAATACCGCAAGTTCTCGCGGCAGTTCAAAGACATCATTCTCTCGATGGCTCCACGCATGGAAGATCGCGGCGTGGACGAGGTCTACATTGACTTCACCGATGTCCCTGGAGGTCAGCGCGAGGGCGGCCGCGTGCTCGCTCGGTTGATGCAGAAGACCATTTTCGAAGCGACAGGCCTGACCTGCTCTATAGGCGTGGCGCCGAACAAGCAGATCGCCAAGATGGCGAGTGAATTCAATAAGCCCAACGGCATTTCCATCGTCCACGAAAGCGATTTCGAGACCATGATCTGGCCGCTCGCCTGCCGCAAGATCAACGGCGTAGGCCCCAAGGCGGACGCGAAGCTCAAGGACCACGGCATAGAAACCATAGGCCAACTGGCAGCCAAGCCACGCGACTGGCTGATCGCGAACTTCGGAAAAAGCTACGGCGCATGGCTCCACGCGGCAGCCCATGGCCACGACGACCGCCCCGTGGTGACCGAAAGTGAACCCGTCTCCATGAGCCGCGAAACCACCTTCGACCGCGACCTCCACGCCGTCCACGACAAGGCAGAACTGGGCCGCATCTTCACCGAACTCTGCCTGCAGGTGGCGGCCGACCTGAAGCGCAAAGGCTACGCGGGGAAAACCATAGGCATCAAGCTGCGTTACGACGATTTCAAAATCGCCACGCGCGATCAGTCCATCGACGACTACACGCAGGACGCTGCAACGATCCGCCGATTTGCAGGCCTGTGCTTGAAGCGCGTGCCATTGCACAAACGTTTGCGGCTGCTGGGTGTGCGAGTAGGCAATCTGCTGCCGCAGGACGAAGTGGAGCAGGCGAGGGCCGAGCAAAAAAGCGGCGAGAGCGCATCGCTTTTCTAGAACCGGCACGAGCGTAGCAAAGTGCCGTGTGCACCTCTTCAAATCACTTTTGCGGCAAGCTGTCTGAGCGGAGAGCCGCAGGCTCGCAGCGAGTTTTGCCGCAGGTATTCAAAAGCGCGTTTTTGGTGACTTTTTGCGCGCAAGCAAAAAGTTACTGCCCCGCCGGGGGCAGTTCCGGCCTCAGGCCTCAATGAGGCCCAGTGTCAGGGAATCACTGCCGGGCATTCCGCAGATTCCGAGGCAAAGCCTGCGGATGACTGGTCCGCAACGGATTGATATCCAACCCTCCCCGCCGCGTATACCGCGCATACACCGACAACTTGATCGGCCGACACCGCGTCCAGATATCCATGAAAATCCGCTCCACACACTGCTCATGGAATTCGTTGTGATTGCGAAAACTCACGATGTACTTGAGCAGCCCTTCCTGATCGATCTGCGCGCCGCTGTAGCTGATTTGCACGCTGCCCCAGTCCGGCTGCCCGGTCACGAGGCAATTGCTCTTGAGCAGATGGCTCACGAGCTCTTCGCTGACCGGCGCTTCGCCGTGATTCGCTGTGAGCAGTTCCGGTGCTGGTGAGTATTGGTCGCAGTCGATGTCCAGACGATCGAGCAGCAAGCCTTCGAGCTCGCCCATGCGCTCTTGCTCGAAGTTCTCGGCCAGCACCAGCTTGAGACCGATGGTGCGAGGCGCATCGCTGCCGCGCCAGACGGCTTCGCTCACGTCGGCGCGGATGGCGTCGCGCACCTCTTCGACGCCGGTGAAGCGGCTGTTGTTGAAGCTGTTGAGATACAGCTTGAAGGATTTGCTCTCCACGATATTGGGGCTCTCGCAGGGAATCGTGAAGTGCGCGAGTGCGACCTGCGGCTTGCCTTTGGCATTGAGCCAGGAGACTTCATAGGCGGTCCACAGGTCGGCACCGAAGAAGGGAGGGGCCTTGTCGTCGACACCGATTTCCTTGCGCTTGGTTTCCCGCGGGATGGGAAACAGCAGCGTGGCGTCGTATTGGTCCGCGTACGCAGACGCCTTGCCAAGCGGGGATTGTTCGGGCGAGTCGGGAGAGGATGGAACGTTCATTCGCGAAAACAGGATGGATGAATGGATGTTTGGATGAGGGTCAGACAAACTCGCCTTGGCGCAACCACTTGGTGGCGATCCATTTTTCACCCTCTATCACGGGCGAGCCGCCGTGCAGGGTCTTGGTGCTGGCGTGGGGACGGTCGTAACTGAAGAAGACGGCATTGCCTTGACGCGGACCGACTTCGAGATGGATGTCGGGGAAAACCGTGCCGCCGCCCTTGATCGGGCTGTTGAGATACACCACGAGCGTGCCGACACGCTGGCCGCCGCGTTTGGTGATGGTCGCGGTTCCAGGTTCGGCGGGGTCGAAATAATCGTAATGAGGCTTGTACTCCGCACCAGGCCCGTAGCGCAGGATCTGCAGACCCTCGCCGTTTTCCAACGGCCAGTTCACGAGTTTGGCGATGCGTGCCTCGAGCTTTTTGACGATCTCGATTTCGCCGCGCTGGAAGAACATGCCTTCGCTGGTGCGGCTGGCGTTGACTTCCTCGCCGCCGGTCTTGGTCTCCACCGTCTTGGAGCGAGCCATGCGAGGCTTGGCGGCATCAATGAGCGTCTCGCATTCTTCGCGCGAAAGCAGGTTGCCGAACAGCACGATGCGCGGAGTGGCCACCTCGAGCAGCACTTCCACCTGACGGTCACCGACATCAATGAATAGCGGTGATTCCTCCAGCAGCGGCTCGGGCACCGGGCTGGCTTCGGGCAGGCCGCTCTGCACCGTGACAGTGTGGAGATGCTCGCGCAGAACCACTTCCAGCGCATCGATGGCGACGTCCTCGTTCCAACCCGAATCCGTCATCGATTTGAGAAGGGCGGGGGCGGTGAATCCCGCCTGTGCTTGCGCAACGATCCACCGGCGCAATTCGGGCGTGATGGGCTGTTGCGCTTGAGTGGCGGCGCTGTGGCTGCTTGTACGAGAAGGCATGGTGCTGGAGTTCCTTTGCCTGGTGTGTGACGGTCTACGTTCTCAATTCTCCGCGAGCTTGCGGCGAAACACCAGACGCTCTGGCGAAGACGATGCCGTGTGCAGTGCATAGCCATCGATACCGAAGGCCTCGAGCTGGTGCGGTGTCGTGACGCGATGCTCGATGGCGAAGCGGGCCATGAGTCCACGGGCGCGCTTGGCATAGAAACTGATGATCTTGTACTGGCCGTTCTTGAAGTCCTCGAACACGCATTCGATCACGCGCGCCTTGAGCGTCTTGAGGTCCACGGACTTGAAGTACTCCTGCGAGGCCAGATTCACCACGACCGGCGTGGTGTCGGCCTGCAGGCGCTTGTTCAGATGCTCGGCGATGCGCTTGCCCCAGAACTTGTAGAGCGTGGCCCCAGCGCTGGTTTCCAGCCGCGTGCCCATCTCGAGGCGGTAGGGCTGCATGCGGTCCAGCGGACGCAGCACGCCGTAGAGGCCGCTCAGGATAGCCAGATGGCTTTGCGCCCATGCCAGATCGTCGGTGGACAGGCTCTGCGCCCGCAGGCCCTCATACACATCGCCATTGAAGGCCATCACGGCCTGGCGTGAGTTCTTGGAGGTGAACTTGGGGCTCCAAGTGGCGTAGCGTGCGACGTTCAGACCCGCGAGCGTGTCGCTGATGCCCATGAGCGAGGCGATTTCCTGTGGAGACTTCTGCTTGAGCACGTCGATGAGCTTTTGCGCATCCGGCACGAACTGGGGCTGGGTGTGCGCGAGATCGGGAGCAAGGGGCGTGTCGTAGTCCAGTGACTTGGCTGGGGAGAGAAGAAACAGCATGGGGTGATTTTCGCCTGCAATCGGATTTCGTCACGGAGCGTCGGGTTGAATTCTGGGCGTGCCATGAAAAACACCCCGTAACGCGTCAGGCGTTCGGGGTGTTTTGACCAACCCCCGGCGTTTGTGACGCTCGGGTTTCAGTGCAGATTACTGCTGTTGCTGCTGTTGTTCCTGATCGAACGGCAGGCGCAGTTCGCTCAGATCGCGGCGGGTTTCGACCAGCACCAGCGGGCCTTCGTCGATCACTACCACCGGAGGCCGTTCGCGTGGCACATGCACCGGCTTGGGTTCGGAGGCAATCGCGGCTTGCACTGCGGCGATCTTGTTGGCGTCGGAGTTCACCCACTGCAGACCCGATGCGTTTGCCAGCTCACTCAGCGACTGCATGGGCAGTTCGTAGTTGCGAACGCGCGGCATGCCGACGTCCTGAGCCACTTCAGTCACTGCCTCAGCGATTTTGGCGACCACCACTGGCTGCGCTGCCGGAACGACAATGGCTTCTGCGGAGGGCGAGACCACGATGGTCGGCGCAGGCGCGGCTTCCGCTACCGGCGCCGGAGCGGGCGCTGGTGCCGGAGCAGCCACTACAGGCTCCACAGCGGCGACGGCCACGGCGGTGCTCTGCGAGAAGTAGCTGCGGCGCGCTGGCTCGTCGCCCGCGACCACGTTTTCCGTGGACGAGGCGGCGACGATCACATCGGCCTGCACTTCGGCAGCAGGGGTTTGCGTGTCCATGCCGGACTCGGTACCGGTTTCCGCATTGCCGTTGTTGCGACCACGACGGTCACGGCCGTAGCGATCACGCGAGCGGCGCTCGCGGCGTTCGCCTTCGGGCGCTGTCGATGCACCTTCGACATTGGCACCGTCGTTGTTCGCATCGACCGGATTGTTCAGCGACAGGTCGATGTCGGGCATCGGCATCAGTGGCAGGTTTTCCGCCACGGGTGCTGCGGCGTTCGCGTCGATGGTGCGCGGAGCGCGCTCACCACGCTCACGGCGCTCGCCACGTTGGCCGCGTTCACCACGGTCTCCGCGTTCGCCACGTTCACGACGTGGACGATCTCCGGTCACTGCGGACGTGTCATCCGATGGCATGCCTGCGGGTGCCGACGCGTCAAACGCCGGATTGGCATTGCGCTGCTCGTTGTTGCGGTCACGGCCGTTGCGGGGCTCGCGGCGGTTTTCACCTTCTGCACGCTCACCGCGGTCATTGCGCTCGTTGCGGCGGTCATTGTTGCGAGCTTCGCCGCCTTCACGTGGCTGGCGCGGCTCGCCATTGGCGCTGCGGTCATTGCGCTCGTTGCGGCGACCGTTGCGGCCCTCACCACGGGATTCACCATTCGCACCTTCGGTACGGTTGGCGTCGCGCTGATTGTCACGGCCGCCTTCACGGTTACCGTCACGATTACCATCGCGGCTTCCATCGCGATTGCCGCCACGGCGACGATCATTTCCACGGCCTTCGCGGCGCGGTTCGCGGGTTTCGGCTGCTGGTGCAGCCACTGGTGCGGGCGCGGCAACAGGTGCGGCAGCCGGGCCAAAGCCGAACAGGCTCTTGAGCCAGGCGATGAAGCCCATTTCCTGTGGACGTGCTGGCGCTGGATGTGCGGGCGTTGGCGCTGGAGGCGTCGCTGGAGCGGCTGTGCCGGTGCGCTGTGGCTGCTGGCCGGTGGCGCGTGCGGCTGCACGGGCGGCTGCATCGGGACGTGGCTCGACCTGCGGTGCCGGTGCATCAGGCAGTACACCTTTGATGACAGGGGTCTGCTTGTTGGTCGGCTCCTGCGAGCGACGGGTCACCTTGGTCTGGTCTTCGGTTTCCTCGGCGAGCTGGTAGCTGGCCTGCAGGTCTTCCAGGCGCGGATCGTCGTGCTTCAAGCGCTCGAGCTTGTAGTGCGGCGTTTCGAGCGACTTGTTTGGAATCATCACCACGTTCACGCGCTGCTTGAGCTCGATCTTGGCAATTTCGGTGCGCTTTTCGTTCAACAGGAATGAAGCCACTTCCACCGGCACCTGGCAGTGCACGGCGGCCGTGTTGTCCTTCATGGACTCTTCCTGGATGATGCGCAGGATCTGCAGAGCCGAACTTTCCGTGTCGCGGATATGGCCGGAGCCGCCGCAGCGTGGGCAGTTGATGTGCGCACCTTCGGACAAAGCGGGCTTCAGGCGCTGACGGCTCATTTCCATCAGGCCGAACTTGCTGATCGAGCCGAACTGCACGCGTGCGCGGTCCTGGCGCAGGGCGTCGCGCAGGCGGTTTTCCACTTCGCGGCGGTTCTTCGACTCTTCCATGTCGATGAAATCGATGACGATCAGACCGCCCAAATCGCGCAGACGCATCTGGCGGGCCACTTCGTCAGCGGCTTCCAGGTTGGTGCGGGTGGCGGTTTCTTCGATGTCGCCGCCCTTGATGGCGCGGGCCGAGTTCACGTCCACCGAAACCAGTGCTTCGGTGTGGTCGATCACCACGGCGCCGCCCGAAGGCAGGGTCACGGTGCGCGAGTAGGCGGACTCGATCTGGTGCTCGATCTGAAAGCGGCTGAACAGCGGCGCGTCGTCGCGGTAGCGCTTCACGCGCGATGCGTGCTCGGGCATCACGTGCGACATGAACTGATGCGCTTGATCGAAGATGTCGTCGGTGTCGATCAGGATGTCGCCGATGTCGCCGTTGAAATAGTCGCGGATCGCGCGGATCACGAGGCTCGATTCCTGATAGATCAGGAAGGCTCCACGGCCCGACTTGGCTGCGCCGTCGATGGCGGTCCACAGCTTGAGCAGGTAGTTCAGGTCCCACTGCAGCTCGGGCGCGGTGCGGCCGATGCCGGCGGTGCGCGCAATGATCGACATGCCCTTGGGGTAGTCGAGCTGGTCCATCGCTTCTTTGAGCTCGGCGCGGTCCTCACCCTCGATACGGCGCGAAACGCCACCGCCGCGTGGGTTGTTGGGCATCAGCACGACATAGCGGCCGGCCAGTGAGATGAAGGTGGTCAGGGCTGCGCCCTTGTTGCCGCGCTCTTCTTTTTCGACCTGAACCAGCAGTTCCTGACCTTCGCGGATCGCGTCCTGGATCTTGGCCTGACTGGGCGAGACGCCTTCGGCGAAATACTGCTTGGAGATTTCCTTGAAGGGCAGGAAGCCGTGGCGGTCTTCGCCGTAGTCCACAAAGCAGGCTTCGAGCGATGGCTCGACGCGGGTCACGACCGCCTTGTAGATGTTGCCCTTGCGTTGTTCGCGTCCCTCGATCTCGATCTCGTAGTCCAGCAGCTTCTGGCCGTCGACGATGGCCAAGCGGCGTTCTTCGGGCTGCGTGGCATTGATGAGCATCCGTTTCATGATGCGTTTCCTTTTCGTTGTTGTATGCGGGTCGACGCGCTGCGTGATCACAGCTGCTCGCCCCGCCAAGTTCCATGACAAAAACAGGCTCACACAGAGCCGCCAATGCCTGGCCAACGCAGAGAAACGAAAGGAATTGCCGGAAGTACCTAGGGCTGACGCGTCAAAGTGATGTCAATGACAGACGCGTCAGATGCAAAGGGGGGGCATGGATGAAGGCGAAGCGGATTGCGCGCTGCTTTACCGTGAAGAAAACAGCCTTGGGCACGATCCGAATGAAAGATTGCGGCGCAGGCAATGCCCCTGCCAAAGGCTTCAACCTTTGACTCAGTGACATGATCCAGGCCGTCAAAATCCACATATTTGTTATCGCTTTGTCCGCTGGTCACCGCGCCTCACAATATTCAGGCCGGGACCAACTCAGATTCCGTATTCAGTGTTTCAATGTGTTAGCCACTGACATCGAACGGGCTTTAAAGGGCAATCGCCAGCAATTTTTGCGCGTAAGACATCTATGGGCATCAACCATACTGCGCAACTCACTGGGCTGGGTGGACTAAACTCCAGACAAATCAACCACTTACACATTCGTCGCGCAGGTGAAACACATTATAGAGGGCAAACAGGCAAAACCAGCCGCCCCAATATCCACATCCTCAGTACGCATCATTGAAGTCGATGCGGAATTCGCTGGTCAGCGTCTCGATAACTTTCTGATACGCGAGCTCAAAGGTGTTCCCAAGACGCATGTCTATCGCATCATCCGCAGTGGCGAGGTGCGTGTGAACAAGGGCCGCGCAAGTGCCGATACCCGAATCGAGGCAGGGGATCAGGTGCGTTTGCCGCCGGTGCGGATTTCCGAAAAAGTCGCCGAGAAGGCGGAACGCCCCGCACCACCCCGAGAATTTCCAGTGTTGCTGGAAGACGACCATTTGCTCGCCATCGACAAGCCGGCAGGCATTGCCGTGCATGGCGGCAGTGGCGTGAGCTTCGGCGTGATCGAGCAATTGCGGCAGGCACGCGTTGGTGCGAAGTTCCTGGAACTGGTCCATCGGCTGGACCGCGAAACCTCGGGCATTCTGCTGGTCGCCAAGCGGCGTTCGGCGCTCGTGGCGCTGCAGGACCAGTTTCGCGAGCGTGAGACCGGCAAGACCTATCTGGCACTCGTGACTGGCGCCTGGCCGGCCAAGCTCAAGGTGATCGACACGCCGCTGCACAAATACCTGCAGGAAGACGGCGAGCGCCGCGTGCGCACGACCACCAAGGACGATCCGGACGGCATGCGCTCAATCACGCTGGTGAAGGTGCGCTCGACTTATCCTCCGCGTCCCATGCAGGGGCTCCCAGCGATGACTCTGCTTGAGGTCACCA includes:
- the dinB gene encoding DNA polymerase IV; the encoded protein is MDAFYASVELLRYPQLKGLPVVIGGGRRSEDDALVAKYGDRLCEIPIAEFPLLKDYVGRGVITTATYAARQFGVGSAMGMMKAARLCPQAIMLPVDFAQYRKFSRQFKDIILSMAPRMEDRGVDEVYIDFTDVPGGQREGGRVLARLMQKTIFEATGLTCSIGVAPNKQIAKMASEFNKPNGISIVHESDFETMIWPLACRKINGVGPKADAKLKDHGIETIGQLAAKPRDWLIANFGKSYGAWLHAAAHGHDDRPVVTESEPVSMSRETTFDRDLHAVHDKAELGRIFTELCLQVAADLKRKGYAGKTIGIKLRYDDFKIATRDQSIDDYTQDAATIRRFAGLCLKRVPLHKRLRLLGVRVGNLLPQDEVEQARAEQKSGESASLF
- a CDS encoding RluA family pseudouridine synthase, translating into MKHIIEGKQAKPAAPISTSSVRIIEVDAEFAGQRLDNFLIRELKGVPKTHVYRIIRSGEVRVNKGRASADTRIEAGDQVRLPPVRISEKVAEKAERPAPPREFPVLLEDDHLLAIDKPAGIAVHGGSGVSFGVIEQLRQARVGAKFLELVHRLDRETSGILLVAKRRSALVALQDQFRERETGKTYLALVTGAWPAKLKVIDTPLHKYLQEDGERRVRTTTKDDPDGMRSITLVKVRSTYPPRPMQGLPAMTLLEVTIKTGRTHQIRVHLSSQGHPIAGDDKYGDFDLNKRLQKQGLKRMFLHAWRLQFNHPATSERCELRTELPPELADFLTTEPVAPHA
- the queF gene encoding NADPH-dependent 7-cyano-7-deazaguanine reductase QueF (Catalyzes the NADPH-dependent reduction of 7-cyano-7-deazaguanine (preQ0) to 7-aminomethyl-7-deazaguanine (preQ1) in queuosine biosynthesis), with the translated sequence MNVPSSPDSPEQSPLGKASAYADQYDATLLFPIPRETKRKEIGVDDKAPPFFGADLWTAYEVSWLNAKGKPQVALAHFTIPCESPNIVESKSFKLYLNSFNNSRFTGVEEVRDAIRADVSEAVWRGSDAPRTIGLKLVLAENFEQERMGELEGLLLDRLDIDCDQYSPAPELLTANHGEAPVSEELVSHLLKSNCLVTGQPDWGSVQISYSGAQIDQEGLLKYIVSFRNHNEFHEQCVERIFMDIWTRCRPIKLSVYARYTRRGGLDINPLRTSHPQALPRNLRNARQ
- a CDS encoding DMT family transporter; this encodes MSTAQQATSTLIEHAWLWVPVVLFAALAQTVRNSAQRSLTQELGTLSATLVRFLYGLPFAAVWLGLLYFWPEQRPSIPHMSGAYFGWIALGAFFQVAATAALLLAMKERNFAVAITLSKTEVLQVALFGAVFLHELPTPWALFAMVLATLGVFLLSLPPRGQLFSLSAWLSKSAMYGVVCGACFAIATIGFRGAAIELNAETPWLSGAWGVLFAQAMQTVGLGAWVQLRTERGLAPLFRAWKLSMVAGSMGAAASLAWFTAYAMQSAASVRTLGMVEVVFSYIVSRKFFSESFSRPEKIGISLVLVGLVLICAFGS
- the yaaA gene encoding peroxide stress protein YaaA, translating into MLFLLSPAKSLDYDTPLAPDLAHTQPQFVPDAQKLIDVLKQKSPQEIASLMGISDTLAGLNVARYATWSPKFTSKNSRQAVMAFNGDVYEGLRAQSLSTDDLAWAQSHLAILSGLYGVLRPLDRMQPYRLEMGTRLETSAGATLYKFWGKRIAEHLNKRLQADTTPVVVNLASQEYFKSVDLKTLKARVIECVFEDFKNGQYKIISFYAKRARGLMARFAIEHRVTTPHQLEAFGIDGYALHTASSSPERLVFRRKLAEN
- a CDS encoding MaoC family dehydratase, which gives rise to MSEKLYLDDLFVGQKFKSREYLLDARQIMAYAREFDPQPFHTDPELAKNTFFQGLAASGWHTASITMKLVVESLPMSGGVIGAGVEELRWPLPTRPGDVLHLESEVLEIIPSRSRPDRAIVRIRCDTKNQNGDVVQSFIPKLLAFKRQAA
- a CDS encoding Rne/Rng family ribonuclease; the encoded protein is MKRMLINATQPEERRLAIVDGQKLLDYEIEIEGREQRKGNIYKAVVTRVEPSLEACFVDYGEDRHGFLPFKEISKQYFAEGVSPSQAKIQDAIREGQELLVQVEKEERGNKGAALTTFISLAGRYVVLMPNNPRGGGVSRRIEGEDRAELKEAMDQLDYPKGMSIIARTAGIGRTAPELQWDLNYLLKLWTAIDGAAKSGRGAFLIYQESSLVIRAIRDYFNGDIGDILIDTDDIFDQAHQFMSHVMPEHASRVKRYRDDAPLFSRFQIEHQIESAYSRTVTLPSGGAVVIDHTEALVSVDVNSARAIKGGDIEETATRTNLEAADEVARQMRLRDLGGLIVIDFIDMEESKNRREVENRLRDALRQDRARVQFGSISKFGLMEMSRQRLKPALSEGAHINCPRCGGSGHIRDTESSALQILRIIQEESMKDNTAAVHCQVPVEVASFLLNEKRTEIAKIELKQRVNVVMIPNKSLETPHYKLERLKHDDPRLEDLQASYQLAEETEDQTKVTRRSQEPTNKQTPVIKGVLPDAPAPQVEPRPDAAARAAARATGQQPQRTGTAAPATPPAPTPAHPAPARPQEMGFIAWLKSLFGFGPAAAPVAAPAPVAAPAAETREPRREGRGNDRRRGGNRDGSRDGNRDGNREGGRDNQRDANRTEGANGESRGEGRNGRRNERNDRSANGEPRQPREGGEARNNDRRNERNDRGERAEGENRREPRNGRDRNNEQRNANPAFDASAPAGMPSDDTSAVTGDRPRRERGERGDRGERGQRGERRERGERAPRTIDANAAAPVAENLPLMPMPDIDLSLNNPVDANNDGANVEGASTAPEGERRERRSRDRYGRDRRGRNNGNAETGTESGMDTQTPAAEVQADVIVAASSTENVVAGDEPARRSYFSQSTAVAVAAVEPVVAAPAPAPAPAPVAEAAPAPTIVVSPSAEAIVVPAAQPVVVAKIAEAVTEVAQDVGMPRVRNYELPMQSLSELANASGLQWVNSDANKIAAVQAAIASEPKPVHVPRERPPVVVIDEGPLVLVETRRDLSELRLPFDQEQQQQQQ
- a CDS encoding 2OG-Fe(II) oxygenase, with the translated sequence MPSRTSSHSAATQAQQPITPELRRWIVAQAQAGFTAPALLKSMTDSGWNEDVAIDALEVVLREHLHTVTVQSGLPEASPVPEPLLEESPLFIDVGDRQVEVLLEVATPRIVLFGNLLSREECETLIDAAKPRMARSKTVETKTGGEEVNASRTSEGMFFQRGEIEIVKKLEARIAKLVNWPLENGEGLQILRYGPGAEYKPHYDYFDPAEPGTATITKRGGQRVGTLVVYLNSPIKGGGTVFPDIHLEVGPRQGNAVFFSYDRPHASTKTLHGGSPVIEGEKWIATKWLRQGEFV